Proteins encoded by one window of Burkholderia plantarii:
- a CDS encoding cobalamin biosynthesis protein, giving the protein MPTADACAPSAVPRRVAIGVGCRAGRPAEAIDAAIDAALARHPGLAREAVALVATLDAKAAEPGLVACCARHGWPLVAITREVIAALTSGHGASSEAGGDPDDAPVQAVQAVQARFGVAGVCEPCARAAAPNGTLLVPKTILDGVTVAIAGPL; this is encoded by the coding sequence GTGCCCACCGCCGATGCCTGCGCCCCGTCCGCCGTGCCGCGGCGCGTCGCGATCGGCGTCGGCTGCCGCGCCGGCCGCCCGGCCGAGGCGATCGACGCCGCGATCGACGCCGCGCTCGCGCGCCATCCGGGCCTGGCGCGCGAGGCCGTCGCGCTCGTCGCGACGCTCGACGCGAAGGCGGCCGAGCCCGGCCTCGTCGCCTGCTGCGCGCGCCACGGCTGGCCGCTCGTCGCGATCACGCGCGAGGTGATCGCGGCACTGACAAGCGGGCACGGCGCGAGCAGCGAAGCCGGCGGCGACCCTGACGACGCGCCCGTGCAGGCGGTGCAGGCGGTGCAGGCGCGCTTCGGCGTCGCCGGCGTGTGCGAGCCCTGCGCGCGCGCGGCCGCGCCGAACGGCACGCTGCTGGTACCGAAGACGATCCTCGACGGCGTGACCGTCGCGATCGCCGGCCCGCTCTGA
- a CDS encoding IclR family transcriptional regulator: MPNLSEKASQPDKTSDVPAIGRVHDILDALKTTRRPTSARDLLALTGMPRSTLYLTLDALERRQWLEKIGDGYAIGVALFEIGSTYLLADFTLDAFRREAAWFVAKHNEAVQMAVLDRAEVVYLAREDPSRAVRLVSDIGSRLPAHCSALGKALLASLADETVQMLLPARLHALTERSLTRRAELIEALAGVRASGYAIEREEACTGLACLAVFVGVSSVGKRIAVSTSVPVDRLDAKRERRLLVDLTTLAQRVARGL; this comes from the coding sequence ATGCCCAACCTGTCCGAGAAGGCCAGCCAGCCCGACAAAACCAGCGACGTGCCCGCGATCGGCCGCGTCCACGACATCCTCGACGCCTTGAAGACCACGCGCCGCCCGACCTCAGCGCGCGACCTGCTCGCGCTGACCGGCATGCCGCGCAGCACGCTCTACCTGACGCTCGACGCGCTCGAACGCCGGCAGTGGCTGGAAAAGATCGGCGACGGCTACGCGATCGGCGTCGCGCTGTTCGAGATCGGCAGCACCTACCTGCTCGCCGATTTCACGCTCGACGCGTTCCGCCGCGAGGCGGCCTGGTTCGTGGCGAAGCACAACGAGGCGGTGCAGATGGCGGTGCTCGACCGCGCCGAGGTGGTCTATCTCGCGCGCGAGGACCCGTCGCGCGCGGTGCGGCTCGTCTCCGACATCGGCTCGCGGCTGCCCGCGCATTGCTCGGCGCTCGGCAAGGCGCTGCTCGCCAGCCTCGCCGACGAGACCGTGCAGATGCTGCTGCCGGCGCGGCTGCACGCGCTGACCGAGCGCTCGCTGACGCGCCGCGCCGAGCTGATCGAGGCGCTGGCCGGCGTGCGCGCGAGCGGCTACGCAATCGAGCGCGAGGAAGCCTGCACCGGGCTCGCTTGCCTGGCCGTGTTCGTGGGCGTGTCGTCGGTGGGCAAGCGGATCGCCGTCAGCACCAGCGTCCCGGTGGACCGGCTCGACGCGAAGCGCGAGAGGCGGCTGCTGGTTGATCTGACCACGCTCGCGCAGCGCGTGGCGCGCGGGCTTTGA
- a CDS encoding helix-turn-helix domain-containing protein: protein MDLTIRPIRSEPDYEAALAEMAALAEAGAKPGTPGGDKLEILGCLVERYEDACLRRHAHDPIAAIRYRMEQDGLSVADLRPYIGNTNRIYEVLNGKRSLSLAMIRRLHRGLGIPADVLIGAT from the coding sequence ATGGACCTGACGATTCGCCCGATCCGCAGCGAACCCGATTACGAGGCCGCGCTCGCCGAGATGGCGGCGCTGGCCGAGGCCGGCGCCAAGCCCGGCACGCCCGGCGGCGACAAGCTCGAGATCCTCGGGTGCCTCGTCGAGCGCTACGAGGACGCCTGCCTGCGCCGGCACGCGCACGACCCGATCGCCGCGATCCGCTACCGCATGGAGCAGGACGGCCTGTCGGTCGCCGACCTCAGGCCTTATATCGGCAATACCAATCGCATCTACGAAGTGCTGAACGGCAAGCGCTCGCTGAGCCTCGCGATGATCCGCCGGCTGCACCGGGGGCTCGGGATTCCGGCCGACGTGCTGATCGGCGCGACCTGA
- the cobO gene encoding cob(I)yrinic acid a,c-diamide adenosyltransferase translates to MKTDPESHQRMTERRRAGHEKKQAEATVEKGLLIVNTGNGKGKSTAAFGMAVRVLGHGMRLGVVQFIKGALHTAERDLLNSFAQCDFVTMGDGYTWNTQNRDADIATARKGWDEARRMIESGDYQMVILDELNTVLKYEYLPLDEVLAVLAARAPLLHVVVTGRHAPDALVEAADLVTEMRLVKHPYREQHVKAQRGVEF, encoded by the coding sequence ATGAAAACCGATCCCGAATCGCATCAGCGCATGACCGAACGCCGCCGCGCCGGCCACGAGAAGAAACAGGCCGAGGCCACCGTCGAGAAGGGGCTCTTGATCGTCAACACCGGCAACGGCAAGGGCAAGAGCACGGCCGCGTTCGGCATGGCGGTGCGCGTGCTCGGCCACGGCATGCGGCTCGGCGTGGTGCAGTTCATCAAGGGCGCGCTGCACACGGCCGAGCGCGACCTGCTGAACAGCTTCGCGCAGTGCGACTTCGTCACGATGGGCGACGGCTACACCTGGAACACGCAGAACCGCGACGCCGACATCGCCACCGCGCGCAAGGGCTGGGACGAGGCGCGCCGCATGATCGAGAGCGGCGACTACCAGATGGTGATCCTCGACGAGCTGAACACGGTGCTGAAGTACGAATACCTGCCGCTCGACGAGGTGCTGGCCGTGCTGGCCGCGCGCGCGCCGCTGCTGCACGTGGTGGTCACCGGCCGCCACGCGCCCGACGCGCTGGTGGAGGCCGCCGATCTCGTCACCGAGATGCGGCTCGTCAAGCACCCGTACCGCGAGCAGCACGTGAAGGCGCAGCGCGGCGTGGAGTTCTGA
- the cobW gene encoding cobalamin biosynthesis protein CobW: protein MQMRKIPVTVVTGFLGSGKTTLLRHILENASGRRIAVIVNEFGELGIDGEILKGCGIGCEEGAEAAGQLYELANGCLCCTVQEEFYPVMEALVERRADIDHVLIETSGLALPKPLVQAFNWPSIKNSFTCDAVLTVVDGPAAAAGQFAENPGAVDEQRRADPNLDHESPLHELFADQLSSADLVIVNKTDLLDDAQFASVEATIREEIPAHVKIVRAQRGELDLATLIGLNAASEETIHLRHDHHGSADDADHHHDEFDSVVVAARVTSREATIAALRALVDGHTIYRVKGFAALPDTPMRLVIQGVGGRFDSYFDRRLQDGEGEVSRFVLIGEDLDAAALQQAFTAALGAARAA from the coding sequence ATGCAAATGCGCAAAATTCCCGTGACCGTCGTCACGGGCTTCCTCGGCAGCGGCAAGACCACGCTGCTGCGTCACATCCTCGAGAACGCGTCGGGCCGCCGGATCGCGGTGATCGTCAACGAATTCGGCGAGCTCGGCATCGACGGCGAGATCCTGAAGGGTTGCGGCATCGGCTGCGAAGAGGGCGCGGAAGCGGCCGGCCAGCTCTACGAGCTCGCCAACGGCTGCCTGTGCTGCACGGTGCAGGAGGAGTTCTATCCGGTGATGGAAGCGCTCGTCGAGCGCCGCGCCGACATCGACCACGTGCTGATCGAGACCTCGGGCCTCGCGCTGCCCAAGCCGCTCGTGCAGGCGTTCAACTGGCCGTCGATCAAGAACAGCTTCACCTGCGACGCGGTGCTGACGGTGGTGGACGGCCCGGCCGCCGCGGCCGGCCAGTTCGCCGAGAACCCCGGGGCCGTGGACGAGCAGCGCCGCGCCGATCCGAACCTCGATCACGAATCGCCGCTGCACGAGCTGTTCGCCGATCAGCTCTCGTCGGCCGACCTCGTGATCGTCAACAAGACCGACCTGCTCGACGACGCGCAGTTCGCCTCGGTCGAGGCCACCATTCGCGAGGAAATTCCGGCCCACGTGAAGATCGTGCGCGCGCAGCGCGGCGAACTCGATCTGGCGACGCTGATCGGCCTGAACGCGGCCTCGGAGGAAACCATCCATCTGCGCCACGACCACCACGGCTCGGCCGACGACGCCGACCACCATCACGACGAGTTCGACTCGGTGGTGGTGGCGGCGCGCGTCACCTCGCGCGAGGCAACCATCGCCGCGCTGCGCGCGCTGGTGGACGGCCACACGATCTATCGCGTGAAGGGCTTCGCGGCGCTGCCGGACACGCCGATGCGGCTCGTGATCCAGGGCGTGGGCGGGCGCTTCGACAGCTACTTCGACCGCAGGCTGCAGGACGGCGAGGGCGAGGTCAGCCGCTTCGTGCTGATCGGCGAGGATCTCGACGCGGCCGCGCTGCAGCAGGCCTTCACGGCCGCGCTCGGCGCCGCGCGGGCGGCCTGA
- the cobN gene encoding cobaltochelatase subunit CobN translates to MHLLRTTPGGFVDDTQGVIRIDQRPAEIVILSSADTTLSLLASAVPLLGEGFPSVRLANVTFLRQPASVDFYIDDVLRHARVVVIDHLGGEAYWPYGIEQVVALAERRGQRLAMFSGDLQEDPNLIARSTVEPALCRQWWRYLREGGAHNAQALLRSIAFHALGVGEEPPPPRPLPAAALYHPAREPATLDDWHARWTPGAPVVAILFYKAHWQAANTAVFDALIEALEGEGLNPLPIAVTSLKDAMSREVIDRLVASERVALVLNTTAFAAGAIDAPAAVELAGDAPVLQVILSGGNREAWLADPQGLHARDIAMHVALPEVDGRIVTRAVSFKGLAYRCPHTEVDVVRYQPDAERVAFVAELGRRWCRLRTAPNADKRLALVLANYPTSEGRIGNGVGLDTPASALGILAALGAAGYTLTGPLPESGDALIARLTGGVTNDAAQSAIRPAFQSLAMEAYRRRYARLPAAAREAIEARWGAPEQDPALRHGRFPIAGWRAGHVFVGIQPARTREANDYASYHDADLVPPHAYLAFYFWLRDVFAIDAIVHVGKHGNLEWLPGKSVALSDACWPDLVLGPLPHLYPFIVNDPGEGSQAKRRAQAVIVDHLMPPLTRAENYGPLQDLERQVDEYYEALMVDARRAKLLRRTILDTIVEHRLHEELSMAAPAGQGDEDALLTRVDAWLCELKEAQIRDGLHTFGRSPAGRQRRDTLLALARFPVGDGLGANAGLIAALARDLALGAGFDPLAADWAAPWTGPRPAELLAVDPAPWRHAGDTRERLELLAQRLMAALIGEVDGYGDAAADDDRAIATNGAPGAAEADQADQADQADQADQADQADQADQADQADQADQADQADQAAIAVDVVDALAGTPDLHANPERWPATLAVLDRVARDLAPRLDACGADELRHLLRGLDGRFVPPGPSGSPSRGRPDVLPTGRNFYSVDTRAVPTQAAWSLGMKSAHQLVERHLQEHGDYPRAVGLSVWGTATMRTGGDDIAQAFALIGVRPKWAHGSHRVTDFEILPIEIFDRPRIDVTLRVSGFFRDAFANLMHLFDAAVQAVAELDEPAHRNPIRARVQRDAAALVERGVAADEARRRAGWRVFGARPGSYGAGLQEMIDGRGWQTDADLADAYQAWGGYAYAQNSAGEAAHDAFGARLATLDAVVQNQDNREHDLLDSNDYYQFQGGMAAAVRHRSGRQPALYHGDHSRPDTPRVNTLTEEIARVIRSRVVNPKWIDGVKRHGYKGAAEMAATVDYLYGYDATARVVADHQYALVTDAYVLDAATRAFLEQHNPHALHGICERLLEAIQRGLWQEPGAYRDQLEQQLLAVEQHLEGSRR, encoded by the coding sequence ATGCATCTGCTGCGCACCACGCCGGGCGGCTTCGTCGACGACACGCAGGGCGTGATCCGGATCGACCAGCGTCCCGCCGAGATCGTGATCCTCAGCTCGGCGGACACCACGCTGTCGCTGCTCGCGAGCGCCGTGCCGCTGCTCGGCGAGGGTTTCCCTAGCGTGCGGCTCGCCAACGTGACGTTCCTGCGGCAGCCGGCGTCGGTCGATTTCTATATCGACGACGTGCTGCGGCACGCGCGTGTGGTGGTGATCGACCATCTCGGCGGCGAGGCCTACTGGCCCTACGGGATCGAGCAGGTGGTGGCGCTCGCCGAACGGCGCGGCCAGCGGCTCGCGATGTTCTCGGGCGACCTGCAGGAAGATCCGAACCTGATCGCCAGGAGCACCGTCGAGCCGGCGCTGTGCCGGCAATGGTGGCGCTATCTGCGCGAGGGCGGTGCGCACAACGCGCAGGCGCTGTTGCGCAGCATCGCGTTCCATGCGCTCGGGGTGGGCGAGGAACCGCCGCCGCCGCGGCCGCTGCCGGCCGCCGCGCTCTACCATCCGGCGCGCGAGCCGGCCACGCTCGACGACTGGCACGCGCGCTGGACGCCCGGCGCGCCGGTGGTGGCGATCCTGTTCTACAAGGCCCACTGGCAGGCCGCCAACACGGCGGTGTTCGACGCGCTGATCGAGGCGCTCGAAGGCGAGGGGCTCAACCCGCTGCCGATCGCCGTCACCTCGCTGAAGGACGCCATGAGCCGCGAGGTGATCGACCGGCTGGTGGCGTCCGAGCGCGTGGCGCTGGTGCTCAACACCACCGCGTTCGCGGCCGGCGCGATCGACGCGCCCGCCGCCGTCGAGCTGGCCGGCGACGCGCCGGTGCTGCAGGTGATCCTGTCGGGCGGCAATCGCGAGGCGTGGCTGGCCGACCCGCAGGGGCTGCATGCGCGCGACATCGCCATGCACGTGGCGCTGCCCGAGGTGGACGGGCGCATCGTCACGCGCGCCGTGAGCTTCAAGGGGCTCGCCTATCGCTGCCCGCACACCGAGGTGGACGTGGTGCGCTACCAGCCCGATGCCGAACGCGTGGCGTTCGTGGCCGAGCTCGGCCGGCGCTGGTGCCGGCTGCGCACCGCGCCGAACGCCGACAAGCGGCTCGCGCTGGTGCTGGCCAACTATCCGACCAGCGAAGGGCGGATCGGCAACGGCGTCGGGCTCGACACGCCGGCCTCGGCGCTCGGCATCCTGGCCGCGCTCGGCGCGGCCGGCTACACGCTCACCGGGCCGCTGCCGGAGTCGGGCGACGCGCTGATCGCGCGGCTCACCGGCGGCGTGACCAACGACGCGGCGCAAAGCGCGATCCGGCCGGCGTTCCAGAGCCTCGCGATGGAGGCCTACCGGCGCCGCTACGCGCGCCTGCCGGCCGCCGCGCGCGAGGCGATCGAGGCGCGCTGGGGCGCGCCCGAGCAGGATCCGGCGCTGCGCCACGGGCGCTTTCCGATCGCCGGCTGGCGCGCCGGGCACGTGTTCGTCGGGATCCAGCCGGCGCGCACGCGCGAGGCCAACGACTACGCGAGCTATCACGATGCCGATCTGGTGCCGCCGCACGCCTACCTCGCGTTCTATTTCTGGCTGCGCGACGTGTTCGCGATCGACGCGATCGTCCACGTCGGCAAGCACGGCAACCTCGAATGGCTGCCGGGCAAGAGCGTCGCGCTGTCCGACGCGTGCTGGCCCGACCTCGTGCTCGGGCCGCTGCCGCACCTGTATCCGTTCATCGTCAACGATCCCGGCGAGGGCAGCCAGGCCAAGCGCCGCGCGCAGGCCGTGATCGTCGACCACCTGATGCCGCCGCTCACGCGCGCCGAGAACTACGGGCCGCTGCAGGACCTGGAGCGGCAGGTGGACGAGTACTACGAGGCGCTGATGGTGGACGCGCGGCGCGCGAAGCTGCTGCGCCGGACCATCCTCGACACCATCGTCGAGCACCGCCTGCACGAGGAACTGAGCATGGCCGCGCCGGCCGGGCAGGGCGACGAGGACGCGCTGCTCACGCGCGTCGACGCCTGGCTCTGCGAGCTGAAGGAAGCGCAGATCCGCGACGGGCTGCACACCTTCGGCCGCTCTCCCGCAGGGCGCCAGCGCCGCGACACGCTGCTCGCGCTGGCGCGCTTTCCGGTCGGCGACGGGCTCGGCGCGAACGCGGGGCTGATCGCGGCGCTCGCGCGCGATCTCGCGCTCGGCGCCGGCTTCGATCCGCTCGCGGCCGACTGGGCCGCGCCGTGGACCGGGCCGCGGCCCGCCGAACTGCTGGCCGTCGATCCGGCGCCGTGGCGCCATGCCGGCGACACGCGCGAGCGGCTCGAACTGCTCGCGCAGCGGCTGATGGCGGCGTTGATTGGTGAGGTTGACGGGTACGGCGATGCGGCAGCGGACGATGATCGTGCGATCGCGACGAACGGCGCGCCGGGCGCTGCCGAAGCCGACCAAGCCGACCAAGCCGACCAAGCCGACCAAGCCGACCAAGCCGACCAAGCCGACCAAGCCGACCAAGCCGACCAAGCCGACCAAGCCGACCAAGCCGACCAAGCCGACCAAGCCGCGATCGCAGTCGATGTAGTCGATGCGCTCGCCGGCACCCCCGATCTCCACGCGAATCCCGAGCGCTGGCCCGCCACGCTGGCCGTGCTCGATCGCGTCGCGCGCGATCTCGCGCCGCGTCTCGACGCCTGCGGCGCCGACGAGCTGCGCCATCTGCTGCGCGGGCTCGATGGCCGCTTCGTGCCGCCGGGGCCAAGCGGCTCGCCCTCGCGCGGCCGTCCCGACGTGCTGCCGACCGGCCGCAACTTCTATTCGGTCGATACGCGCGCGGTGCCGACCCAGGCGGCCTGGTCGCTCGGCATGAAGTCCGCGCACCAGCTGGTGGAGCGCCACCTGCAGGAGCACGGCGACTATCCGCGCGCGGTGGGCCTGTCGGTCTGGGGCACGGCCACCATGCGCACCGGCGGCGACGACATCGCGCAGGCCTTCGCGCTGATCGGCGTGCGGCCGAAGTGGGCGCACGGCAGCCACCGCGTGACCGACTTCGAGATCCTGCCGATCGAGATCTTCGACCGGCCGCGCATCGACGTGACGCTGCGCGTGTCGGGCTTCTTCCGCGATGCGTTCGCGAACCTCATGCACCTGTTCGACGCGGCCGTGCAGGCAGTGGCCGAACTGGACGAGCCCGCGCATCGGAACCCGATCCGCGCGCGCGTGCAGCGCGACGCGGCGGCGCTCGTCGAACGCGGCGTGGCCGCCGACGAGGCGCGGCGGCGCGCCGGCTGGCGCGTGTTCGGCGCGCGGCCGGGCAGCTACGGCGCGGGCCTGCAGGAGATGATCGACGGCCGCGGCTGGCAGACCGACGCGGACCTCGCCGACGCCTACCAGGCCTGGGGCGGCTACGCCTACGCGCAGAACAGCGCCGGCGAGGCGGCGCACGACGCGTTCGGCGCGCGGCTCGCCACCCTCGACGCGGTGGTGCAGAACCAGGACAACCGCGAGCACGACCTGCTCGATTCGAACGACTACTACCAGTTCCAGGGCGGCATGGCGGCCGCGGTCCGGCATCGCTCGGGGCGCCAGCCGGCGCTCTATCACGGCGACCACAGCCGGCCCGACACGCCGCGCGTCAACACGCTGACCGAGGAGATCGCGCGCGTGATCCGCTCGCGCGTGGTCAATCCGAAATGGATCGACGGCGTGAAGCGGCACGGCTACAAGGGCGCGGCCGAGATGGCGGCGACCGTCGATTACCTGTACGGCTATGACGCGACCGCGCGCGTGGTGGCCGACCATCAGTACGCGCTCGTCACCGACGCCTACGTGCTCGACGCCGCGACGCGCGCGTTCCTCGAACAGCACAATCCGCACGCGCTGCACGGCATCTGCGAGCGGCTGCTGGAGGCGATCCAGCGCGGACTCTGGCAGGAGCCGGGCGCCTATCGCGACCAGCTCGAACAACAACTGCTCGCCGTCGAGCAGCATCTCGAAGGAAGCCGGCGATGA
- a CDS encoding ATP-binding protein, translated as MSPNNAPGALPPFPFSALVGQAALQRALLLVAVDPAIGGVLASGPRGTAKSTAARALAELLPEGRFVTLPLGAADEHVTGSLDLAGALGEGAVRFSPGLLARAHLGVLYVDEVNLLPDGLVDVLLDAAASGVNTVERDAISHSHAARFALVGTMNPEEGELRPQLLDRFGLMVELANPRDADERQRIVKARLAFDLDPHAFRAAHGEAQAALVERIRRARAALATVRIDDAVHARVAACCMAAAVDGLRADLVMLRAARALAALDGEAAVRDEHVDRIADDVLRHRRSVPPAPSRPTPDAPRDERRAGDDAGAASSGSSLHSPAAASAARDEADWGYLPPEPAGLVPVKGVIPLPSKKR; from the coding sequence ATGAGCCCAAACAATGCGCCGGGCGCGCTGCCGCCCTTTCCGTTTTCCGCGCTGGTCGGGCAGGCCGCGCTGCAGCGCGCGCTGCTGCTGGTGGCCGTCGATCCGGCGATCGGCGGGGTGCTGGCGAGCGGGCCGCGCGGCACCGCCAAATCGACGGCCGCGCGCGCGCTGGCCGAACTGCTGCCCGAAGGCCGCTTCGTCACGCTGCCGCTCGGCGCCGCCGACGAGCACGTCACCGGCTCGCTCGATCTGGCCGGCGCGCTCGGCGAGGGGGCCGTGCGTTTTTCACCGGGATTGCTGGCGCGCGCGCATCTCGGCGTGCTCTACGTGGACGAGGTGAACCTGCTGCCCGACGGCCTGGTCGACGTGCTGCTCGATGCCGCCGCGAGCGGCGTCAACACCGTCGAGCGCGATGCGATCTCGCATTCGCACGCGGCGCGTTTCGCGCTGGTCGGCACGATGAACCCGGAAGAGGGCGAGCTTCGCCCGCAACTGCTCGACCGCTTCGGGCTGATGGTCGAACTCGCGAACCCGCGCGATGCCGACGAGCGGCAGCGGATCGTCAAGGCGCGGCTCGCGTTCGATCTCGATCCGCACGCGTTTCGCGCCGCGCATGGCGAGGCGCAGGCCGCGCTGGTCGAACGGATTCGCCGCGCGCGCGCGGCGCTCGCCACGGTGCGCATCGACGACGCCGTTCACGCGCGCGTGGCGGCCTGCTGCATGGCGGCCGCCGTGGACGGGCTGCGCGCCGATCTGGTGATGCTGCGCGCCGCGCGCGCGCTCGCGGCGCTCGACGGCGAGGCGGCGGTGCGCGACGAGCATGTTGATCGGATCGCCGACGACGTGTTGCGGCACCGTCGCAGCGTGCCGCCCGCGCCGTCGCGGCCGACGCCGGACGCGCCACGCGACGAGCGCCGCGCGGGTGATGATGCCGGCGCGGCGTCGTCCGGCTCATCCTTGCATTCGCCGGCCGCGGCGAGCGCGGCGCGCGACGAGGCCGACTGGGGCTACCTGCCGCCCGAGCCGGCCGGCCTGGTGCCCGTCAAGGGCGTGATCCCCCTGCCGTCAAAAAAACGCTGA
- a CDS encoding cobyrinate a,c-diamide synthase, translating to MTTAGAPACPALFVSASGSGQGKTSVTAGLARLHRRLGRRVRVFKTGPDFLDPMILARASGAEVESLDLGMVGEAGCRALLARAAAEADVILIEGVMGLYDGTPSSADLACRFGVPVAAVISAKSMAQTFGALAFGLARFRPELPFHGVLANRVGSARHATLLQAALPDDIRWLGHLSTDAGIALPERHLGLHQAGDIADLDARLERTADALAATTLAELPPLVRFAPPEPAPPLPRWLDGLRVAVARDAAFSFIYPANLALLATLGARVTSFSPLADEPLPDCDALYLPGGYPELHAARLAGSARSAAGIAAHVAAGRTVLAECGGLLYLCETLTDAEGTTTPMLGLLPGAATMQRRFTALGMQRLDTPHGPLNGHTFHYSKLATPLAPAAMAARPDDGARGEAVYRHGPIVASYLHAYWPSNPRGLASLLRGEWPDASARL from the coding sequence ATGACGACGGCCGGCGCGCCCGCCTGCCCCGCGCTGTTCGTCAGCGCGAGCGGTTCGGGCCAGGGCAAGACCTCCGTGACCGCCGGGCTCGCGCGGCTGCACCGGCGGCTCGGCCGGCGCGTGCGCGTGTTCAAGACCGGCCCGGACTTCCTCGATCCGATGATCCTCGCGCGCGCGAGCGGCGCCGAAGTCGAGTCGCTCGATCTCGGCATGGTCGGCGAGGCCGGCTGCCGCGCGCTGCTGGCACGCGCGGCAGCCGAGGCCGACGTGATCCTGATCGAGGGCGTGATGGGGCTCTACGACGGCACGCCGAGCAGCGCCGACCTGGCCTGCCGGTTCGGCGTGCCGGTGGCCGCGGTGATCTCGGCGAAATCGATGGCGCAGACCTTCGGCGCGCTCGCGTTCGGGCTCGCACGCTTTCGCCCCGAGCTGCCGTTTCACGGCGTGCTCGCCAACCGGGTCGGCTCGGCGCGCCACGCGACGCTGCTGCAAGCCGCGCTGCCCGACGACATCCGCTGGCTCGGCCACCTGTCGACCGACGCCGGCATCGCGCTGCCCGAACGGCACCTCGGGCTGCATCAGGCCGGCGACATCGCCGATCTCGACGCGCGGCTCGAACGCACGGCCGACGCGCTCGCGGCCACCACGCTCGCCGAGCTGCCGCCGCTGGTGCGCTTCGCGCCGCCCGAGCCCGCCCCACCGCTGCCGCGCTGGCTCGACGGCCTGCGGGTGGCGGTGGCGCGCGACGCCGCGTTCTCGTTCATCTATCCGGCCAATCTCGCGCTGCTGGCCACGCTCGGCGCGCGCGTGACGAGCTTCTCGCCGCTCGCCGACGAGCCGCTGCCCGACTGCGACGCGCTCTATCTGCCGGGCGGCTATCCCGAGCTGCATGCGGCGCGCCTGGCCGGCAGCGCGCGCAGCGCGGCCGGCATCGCCGCGCACGTGGCGGCCGGCCGGACCGTGCTGGCCGAATGCGGCGGGCTGCTCTACCTGTGCGAGACGCTGACCGACGCCGAGGGCACGACCACGCCGATGCTCGGCCTGCTGCCGGGCGCCGCCACCATGCAGCGGCGCTTCACGGCGCTCGGCATGCAGCGGCTCGACACGCCGCACGGGCCGCTCAACGGCCATACCTTCCACTATTCGAAGCTGGCGACGCCGCTCGCGCCGGCCGCGATGGCCGCGCGCCCCGACGACGGCGCGCGCGGCGAGGCCGTGTACCGGCACGGGCCGATCGTGGCGAGCTACCTGCATGCGTACTGGCCGTCGAACCCGCGCGGCCTCGCGAGCCTGCTGCGCGGCGAATGGCCCGACGCCTCCGCGCGTCTCTGA
- a CDS encoding vWA domain-containing protein: MAWAATLVAARGAALAPAHLRFRPRAGAPRAFHCFVLDCSASMLDGGRLARAKGLLVGLFDAAARERAEVALICFGAGGAERRFGPAVPRWWNERWLEPVAGGGGTPLALGIDAARALLAQLARRRPGAPRSLWLLTDGRTDEMPARPAQADEIHLVDFDDAAVRLGRAERLARAWEARWWLPEMLIRD; this comes from the coding sequence ATCGCCTGGGCCGCGACGCTGGTTGCCGCGCGCGGCGCCGCGCTCGCGCCGGCGCATTTGCGCTTCCGGCCGCGCGCCGGCGCGCCGCGCGCGTTCCATTGCTTCGTGCTCGATTGCTCGGCGTCGATGCTCGACGGCGGCCGGCTCGCGCGCGCGAAAGGGCTGCTGGTCGGCCTGTTCGACGCGGCGGCGCGCGAGCGCGCCGAGGTGGCGCTGATCTGCTTCGGCGCGGGCGGCGCCGAGCGGCGCTTCGGGCCGGCCGTGCCGCGCTGGTGGAACGAGCGCTGGCTCGAACCGGTGGCGGGCGGCGGCGGCACGCCGCTCGCGCTCGGCATCGACGCGGCGCGTGCGCTGCTCGCGCAGCTCGCCCGGCGGCGGCCCGGCGCGCCGCGCTCGCTCTGGCTGCTGACCGACGGACGCACCGACGAGATGCCGGCGCGGCCCGCGCAGGCCGACGAGATCCATCTGGTCGATTTCGACGATGCCGCCGTGCGACTCGGCCGCGCCGAACGGCTGGCGCGCGCCTGGGAAGCGCGCTGGTGGCTGCCGGAGATGTTGATTCGCGATTGA